The genomic stretch TGAGCGATGTTGCATCCACCGATATTGGTTTGGGGACGACGATTTGGCAATTCTCAGTTGTATTAAAGGGGGCACAAATAGGTCAAGACTGTAACATTTGCGCTCACACCTTTATTGAAAATGATGTAGTGCTTGGTAATCGAGTTACAGTTAAAAGTGGCGTGTACCTTTGGGATGGTATTCGAGCGGGCAATGACGTATTCATCGGACCATGTGTAGCGTTTACCAATGATAAATATCCTCGCTCTAAGCAGTACCCAGATGACTTCCCCAAAATACAAATAGGCTCTGGTGCGTCAATTGGAGCTAATGCTACGATTTTACCTGGTGTTCAAATTGGTGAAAAGGCTATGATTGGTGCTGGCTCTGTTGTGACAAAAGATGTCCCGCCAAAAGCTGTTGTTGCAGGAAACCCTGCGAGAATTATTCGATATATTGAGGTTTAGTAAGCCGTGATTCCATTTTTAGATTTGAAAAGTATCAATCAACAATATCAGCAAGAGTTAAAAGAGGCATGCGCGCGTGTCATTGATTCTGGTTGGTACATCATGGGTAATGAACTTGCAACGTTTGAGCAAGAGTTTGCGGCGTATTGTGGGACTCAATATTGCATAGGTGTTGCCAATGGATTGGATGCTCTGACATTGACACTGAGAGCATGGAAAGAGCTAGGAAGGTTACAAGCAGGTGATGAGGTGATTGTACCTGCGAACACCTATATTGCATCAGTTCTCGCGATTACAGAAAATGATTTGGTACCTGTCTTAGTTGAGC from Vibrio pomeroyi encodes the following:
- a CDS encoding acyltransferase produces the protein MKIHPLSDVASTDIGLGTTIWQFSVVLKGAQIGQDCNICAHTFIENDVVLGNRVTVKSGVYLWDGIRAGNDVFIGPCVAFTNDKYPRSKQYPDDFPKIQIGSGASIGANATILPGVQIGEKAMIGAGSVVTKDVPPKAVVAGNPARIIRYIEV